A stretch of the Vigna radiata var. radiata cultivar VC1973A chromosome 7, Vradiata_ver6, whole genome shotgun sequence genome encodes the following:
- the LOC106765750 gene encoding protein ELF4-LIKE 3 isoform X2 gives MEGDTFSGLGNGTQIDNKILQTFKKSFVQVQDILDQNRVLINEINQNHESKVPDNLSRNVGLIRELNNNIRRVVDLYADLSSSFTKSMEVSSEGDSSGAVKSDVRNGQYWVRN, from the exons atggaagGAGACACATTCTCTGGTCTCGGCAACGGTACACAGATTGATAACAAGATCTTGCAAACGTTTAAGAAAAGTTTTGTTCAAGTCCAGGACATCTTGGATCAGAACCGGGTACTCATCAATGAGATAAACCAGAATCACGAGTCCAAGGTCCCTGACAATCTCAGCAGAAACGTTGGCCTTATCAGGGAGCTTAACAACAACATCAGAAGAGTGGTTGACCTTTATGCGGATCTTTCAAGCTCCTTTACCAAATCCATGGAGGTTTCTTCCGAAGGGGATTCCAGTGGTGCTGTGAAATCTGACG TGCGAAATGGGCAGTATTGggtgagaaattaa
- the LOC106765750 gene encoding protein ELF4-LIKE 3 isoform X3, with the protein MEGDTFSGLGNGTQIDNKILQTFKKSFVQVQDILDQNRVLINEINQNHESKVPDNLSRNVGLIRELNNNIRRVVDLYADLSSSFTKSMEVSSEGDSSGAVKSDDLTLAKN; encoded by the exons atggaagGAGACACATTCTCTGGTCTCGGCAACGGTACACAGATTGATAACAAGATCTTGCAAACGTTTAAGAAAAGTTTTGTTCAAGTCCAGGACATCTTGGATCAGAACCGGGTACTCATCAATGAGATAAACCAGAATCACGAGTCCAAGGTCCCTGACAATCTCAGCAGAAACGTTGGCCTTATCAGGGAGCTTAACAACAACATCAGAAGAGTGGTTGACCTTTATGCGGATCTTTCAAGCTCCTTTACCAAATCCATGGAGGTTTCTTCCGAAGGGGATTCCAGTGGTGCTGTGAAATCTGACG ATCTTACTTTAGCCAAGAACTGA
- the LOC106765750 gene encoding protein ELF4-LIKE 4 isoform X1: MEGDTFSGLGNGTQIDNKILQTFKKSFVQVQDILDQNRVLINEINQNHESKVPDNLSRNVGLIRELNNNIRRVVDLYADLSSSFTKSMEVSSEGDSSGAVKSDGKAGHKRHRPL, encoded by the coding sequence atggaagGAGACACATTCTCTGGTCTCGGCAACGGTACACAGATTGATAACAAGATCTTGCAAACGTTTAAGAAAAGTTTTGTTCAAGTCCAGGACATCTTGGATCAGAACCGGGTACTCATCAATGAGATAAACCAGAATCACGAGTCCAAGGTCCCTGACAATCTCAGCAGAAACGTTGGCCTTATCAGGGAGCTTAACAACAACATCAGAAGAGTGGTTGACCTTTATGCGGATCTTTCAAGCTCCTTTACCAAATCCATGGAGGTTTCTTCCGAAGGGGATTCCAGTGGTGCTGTGAAATCTGACGGTAAAGCTGGCCACAAGCGACACAGGCCTCTTTAG
- the LOC106767138 gene encoding 40S ribosomal protein S15a-like, with protein MVRVSVLNDALKSMYNAEKRGKRQVMIRPSSKVIIKFLLVMQKHGYIGEFERVDDHRAGKIVVELNGRLNKCGVISPRFDVGVKEIEPWTARLLPSRQFGYIVLTTSAGIMDHEEARRKNVGGKVLGFFY; from the exons ATGGTGAGGGTTAGTGTGTTGAACGATGCTCTCAAGAGCATGTACAATGCTGAGAAAAGGGGGAAGCGCCAAGTCATGATTAGGCCATCCTCCAAGGTCATTATCAAATTTCTTTTGGTGATGCAGAAGCACG GTTACATTGGAGAGTTTGAGCGAGTTGATGACCACAGGGCTGGTAAAATCGTGGTTGAATTGAATGGTAGACTGAACAAATGTGGGGTTATTAGCCCCCGTTTTGATGTTGGTGTCAAAGAGATAGAACCTTGGACTGCTAGGCTTCTCCCCTCAAGACAG TTTGGTTACATTGTATTGACTACCTCTGCTGGCATCATGGATCACGAAGAGGCCAGGAGAAAGAATGTTGGTGGTAAGGTCCTAGGTTTCTTCTACTAG
- the LOC106766915 gene encoding stress-response A/B barrel domain-containing protein UP3, protein MLRFRTPLLHPFSLTFSASNQLRKVQARPFRSSIKMTSAKTVEHIVLFKVKEETEASKVSEMVNGLGSLLSLDTVLHLSVGPLLRNRSSSLTFTHMLHTRYKSKEDLQAYSAHPSHVTVVKENVLPIIDDIMAVDWVADGISNLVPPPGSALRVSFLKLKEGAAGDEVLGVVRGIPENFKQISEFSFGENFSPGRAKGFSIASLAVFAGPTELEAVDSNQELVNYQKDKVRDQIDSVVVVDYVVPPPPPAQSASL, encoded by the coding sequence ATGCTGCGTTTTAGAACGCCGTTGTTACATCCTTTTTCTCTGACGTTCTCTGCCTCTAACCAGCTCCGTAAGGTTCAAGCACGCCCCTTCAGATCTTCCATAAAGATGACGTCAGCAAAAACGGTGGAGCACATTGTCCTTTTCAAGGTGAAGGAGGAGACGGAGGCGTCAAAGGTAAGTGAAATGGTGAACGGACTCGGTTCTCTCCTGTCGCTGGACACCGTCCTCCACCTCAGCGTGGGCCCGCTCCTCCGTAACCGATCCTCTTCTTTAACTTTCACTCACATGCTCCATACCCGCTACAAGTCCAAGGAGGATCTCCAAGCCTACTCCGCCCACCCCAGCCACGTCACCGTCGTCAAGGAAAACGTGCTCCCCATCATCGACGACATCATGGCTGTCGATTGGGTCGCCGATGGCATCAGCAACCTCGTTCCGCCGCCGGGCTCGGCTCTTCGTGTCAGCTTCTTAAAATTGAAGGAGGGCGCAGCTGGAGACGAGGTTTTGGGTGTGGTTAGAGGAATTCCTGAGAATTTCAAGCAGATTAGTGAGTTCAGTTTTGGGGAGAATTTTTCGCCGGGGAGAGCCAAGGGTTTCTCGATTGCTTCGCTCGCGGTTTTCGCGGGACCGACCGAGTTGGAGGCCGTGGATTCGAATCAGGAGTTGGTGAATTACCAGAAGGACAAGGTTAGGGATCAGATCGACAGTGTGGTCGTTGTTGATTACGTGGTTCCGCCACCTCCTCCTGCCCAGAGTGCGAGCCTTTGA